The Methanobacteriaceae archaeon genome has a window encoding:
- a CDS encoding peptidylprolyl isomerase, translating to MAVDNGDFVRVNFTGKVKDTEEVFDTTYDEVAQEVGLFDENKTYKPIPIVVGGNHLLPAIEEAIIGLEEGETKHVEVDADNAFGPRDPKMVQLVPMKEFKKQGMTPFPGMKIQSEGTTGKILTVNGGRVKVDFNHELAGKDLVYDVEVTEIIADEEEKIKSMIELHYSNPNMDIEKTEIDIVDGVANIKLDEMAKFDQKSYMDVTFARFRIAKDIWDNIDEITKVNFVDEFEKKEEADEEAEEE from the coding sequence ATGGCTGTAGATAACGGAGATTTTGTAAGAGTAAATTTTACCGGTAAAGTTAAAGACACTGAAGAAGTATTCGACACTACTTATGATGAAGTTGCACAAGAAGTTGGACTTTTTGATGAAAACAAAACTTATAAACCAATCCCAATTGTTGTAGGTGGAAACCACTTATTACCTGCTATCGAAGAAGCAATCATCGGATTAGAAGAAGGAGAAACCAAACACGTTGAAGTAGATGCTGACAACGCATTTGGTCCTAGAGATCCTAAAATGGTTCAATTAGTACCTATGAAAGAATTCAAAAAACAAGGTATGACTCCTTTCCCAGGTATGAAAATCCAATCCGAAGGAACCACTGGAAAAATCTTAACCGTAAATGGTGGAAGAGTAAAAGTTGATTTCAACCACGAATTAGCAGGAAAAGACTTAGTTTACGATGTTGAAGTAACTGAAATCATTGCTGATGAAGAAGAAAAAATCAAAAGTATGATTGAATTACACTACTCCAACCCTAACATGGACATCGAAAAAACCGAAATTGACATCGTTGATGGTGTAGCAAACATCAAATTAGATGAAATGGCTAAATTCGATCAAAAATCCTACATGGATGTTACATTTGCAAGATTCAGAATTGCTAAAGACATCTGGGATAACATTGATGAAATTACTAAAGTTAACTTCGTTGACGAATTCGAGAAAAAAGAAGAAGCTGACGAAGAAGCTGAAGAAGAATAA
- a CDS encoding 4Fe-4S binding protein yields MIIIDENLCKGCHLCLFMCHANVYAISSEINKKGVQLPFVKFEERCNKCGTCEVACPDQAITVDLPENWWMNDDNNHNFNPKFTKGKSGC; encoded by the coding sequence TTGATTATTATAGATGAAAATTTGTGTAAAGGATGTCATCTTTGCTTATTCATGTGTCATGCAAATGTATATGCAATATCCTCAGAAATTAATAAAAAAGGAGTGCAATTACCTTTCGTTAAATTTGAAGAAAGATGTAACAAGTGCGGTACTTGTGAAGTTGCATGTCCTGATCAGGCTATTACTGTAGATTTGCCTGAAAACTGGTGGATGAATGATGACAATAATCATAATTTTAATCCTAAATTCACAAAAGGAAAAAGTGGGTGTTAG
- the thiI gene encoding tRNA 4-thiouridine(8) synthase ThiI, which produces MNYDLIIARYGEIGVKSSGVRSQFEKRLVKNIKATFDCSVDRNQGRIYIYPKQFDEGIEKLNMVFGVVSYSPAVSTQFTFDKLNETLTSYVEQLISENVLDINTKFAIKCRRVGTHDVSSQEIAAYCGSVVKNVVDAPVDLSNPDLTIFVEVRDDDAYIFHEKIKGPGGLPLGTQGKVVCLISSGIDSPVAAYLMMKRGCEVIALHCNNDPFSGPKVTENFNLLIDRLDEYANGSAIKRRVIDYGEYLTVAKQKAPEKMTCVLCKSGMYRIAEKLAQKLGADAIVDGSSIGQVASQTLPNILATRYGVDIPILSPLIGLDKEEITEIAIKIGTFEISKLDDGGCSAVPRYPMTHAVLEDVKQACKDMDQESEIQKAFDNIRKL; this is translated from the coding sequence ATGAATTATGATTTAATTATTGCAAGATACGGAGAAATTGGAGTAAAAAGTTCTGGTGTAAGATCACAATTTGAAAAAAGATTAGTAAAAAATATTAAAGCTACTTTTGATTGTAGTGTTGATAGAAATCAGGGAAGAATATACATTTATCCAAAACAGTTCGATGAAGGTATTGAAAAATTAAATATGGTATTTGGTGTTGTATCTTATTCTCCTGCTGTTTCAACACAATTTACTTTTGATAAACTCAATGAAACATTAACATCTTATGTTGAACAGTTAATATCTGAAAATGTTTTGGATATAAACACCAAATTTGCTATTAAATGTCGCCGTGTAGGGACCCATGATGTATCTTCACAGGAAATTGCAGCATATTGTGGATCTGTTGTTAAAAATGTTGTAGATGCACCTGTTGATTTATCAAATCCAGATTTAACAATATTTGTTGAAGTAAGAGATGATGATGCATATATTTTCCATGAAAAAATCAAAGGACCTGGTGGACTTCCATTAGGAACACAGGGAAAAGTTGTATGTTTGATTTCAAGTGGAATTGATTCTCCTGTTGCAGCATACTTGATGATGAAAAGAGGATGTGAAGTTATTGCCCTTCACTGTAATAATGACCCATTTTCAGGACCTAAAGTTACAGAAAACTTCAATCTATTAATTGACAGACTCGATGAATATGCAAACGGTTCTGCAATTAAAAGAAGAGTCATTGATTATGGTGAGTATTTAACTGTTGCAAAACAAAAAGCTCCTGAAAAAATGACCTGTGTTTTATGTAAATCTGGAATGTATAGAATTGCTGAGAAATTAGCTCAAAAATTAGGTGCTGATGCAATAGTTGACGGAAGCAGTATAGGTCAGGTTGCATCACAAACATTACCAAATATCTTGGCTACTCGTTATGGTGTTGATATTCCAATTCTCTCACCTTTAATTGGTCTAGATAAAGAAGAAATAACTGAAATTGCAATTAAAATAGGTACGTTTGAAATCTCAAAACTTGATGACGGTGGTTGTAGTGCAGTTCCAAGATATCCTATGACTCATGCTGTGTTGGAAGATGTAAAACAAGCTTGTAAGGATATGGATCAGGAAAGCGAGATTCAAAAAGCATTTGATAATATTAGAAAATTATAA
- a CDS encoding MoaD/ThiS family protein, which yields MEYKLKFNDINEIRQLKEDFTIKNLLDELKLSSQNIISKKNGELTIEDSVINDGDEIQLVQIIYGG from the coding sequence ATGGAATATAAATTAAAATTTAACGATATTAATGAAATAAGACAATTAAAAGAAGATTTTACTATAAAAAATTTATTAGATGAATTGAAATTATCCTCTCAAAATATTATTTCAAAGAAAAATGGTGAGCTTACAATAGAGGATAGTGTAATTAATGATGGTGATGAAATTCAATTAGTTCAGATTATTTATGGTGGATGA
- a CDS encoding 2-oxoacid:acceptor oxidoreductase subunit alpha, with protein MAEEFFVQGNEACAKGAIAAGCRFFAGYPITPSTEIAENLSIELPKVGGSFVQMEDEIASAGAIIGASWGGAKSMTATSGPGISLMQENIGYAFMTETPMVIVNVQRGSPSTAQPTMAAQADMMQARWGSHGDYEPIALSPSSVQEFFDFTIKAFNLAEEYRVPVFVMADEVIGHMREKITIPDEIEIVARTRPEKTDDYLPFKHVENGTTPMPAFGDGFDVHITGLTHDERGYPDTNTPETHETLIKRICNKVLMNRDKICSVQSKNCEDADVVIISYGAPVRSVVEAVGKTDKKVGYIKIDTPWPFPVEQIQELTANASDVLVVEMNLGQMYYEVDRVINDKNVHLLGKIGGLLPTPDEILDEIDKIGGN; from the coding sequence ATGGCTGAAGAATTTTTTGTTCAAGGAAATGAAGCATGTGCTAAAGGAGCAATAGCTGCAGGTTGCAGATTCTTTGCAGGTTATCCTATTACTCCATCTACTGAAATTGCTGAAAATTTATCTATTGAATTGCCAAAAGTCGGTGGATCATTTGTTCAAATGGAAGATGAAATTGCTTCAGCAGGTGCAATTATTGGTGCTTCCTGGGGTGGAGCAAAATCAATGACTGCTACTTCTGGTCCTGGTATTTCATTAATGCAGGAAAATATCGGTTATGCTTTCATGACTGAAACACCTATGGTTATTGTTAATGTTCAAAGAGGTTCTCCATCTACTGCTCAACCAACAATGGCTGCACAGGCTGATATGATGCAAGCTCGTTGGGGTTCACATGGTGATTATGAACCTATCGCATTATCTCCTTCAAGCGTTCAAGAGTTCTTTGATTTCACAATCAAAGCATTTAATTTGGCTGAAGAATATAGAGTTCCAGTTTTCGTAATGGCTGATGAAGTTATTGGACATATGAGAGAAAAAATAACAATTCCAGATGAAATTGAAATTGTTGCAAGAACCAGACCTGAGAAAACTGATGATTATTTACCATTCAAACATGTTGAAAATGGAACAACTCCAATGCCAGCATTTGGTGATGGATTTGATGTTCACATAACTGGTCTTACTCACGATGAGAGAGGATATCCAGATACAAATACTCCTGAAACTCATGAAACTCTTATAAAAAGAATTTGTAATAAAGTTTTAATGAATAGGGATAAAATCTGCTCTGTACAAAGTAAAAACTGTGAAGATGCAGATGTTGTAATTATTTCATACGGTGCACCTGTTAGATCTGTTGTTGAAGCAGTCGGTAAAACAGACAAAAAAGTAGGTTACATCAAAATTGATACTCCATGGCCGTTCCCTGTTGAACAAATCCAAGAATTAACTGCTAATGCAAGTGATGTGTTAGTTGTTGAGATGAATTTAGGTCAAATGTATTATGAAGTTGACCGTGTAATTAACGATAAAAATGTTCATTTATTAGGAAAAATCGGTGGATTATTACCTACTCCTGATGAAATATTAGATGAAATTGATAAAATAGGAGGAAACTAA
- a CDS encoding fumarate hydratase C-terminal domain-containing protein, with translation MKHLTTPISEEDISSLNVGDKVTISGTIYTGRDAALPQLVNLIKEDKVPFDLNGSVIMHTAFSDAGIAPTTSSKVEIESTIPFLSENGVKIHIGKGMLNDNTIKELDKNNSIFVITPPVAALLTSKVLEKKCVLFENEGMEAMFELKVEKIPGIVAINNGLKI, from the coding sequence ATGAAACATTTAACAACACCAATTAGCGAAGAAGACATTTCATCACTTAATGTAGGTGATAAAGTCACTATTTCTGGAACAATTTATACAGGACGTGACGCTGCACTTCCACAGTTAGTTAATCTAATTAAAGAAGATAAAGTACCATTTGATTTGAATGGAAGTGTTATAATGCATACTGCTTTTAGTGATGCTGGAATTGCTCCAACAACAAGTAGTAAAGTAGAAATTGAATCCACAATACCTTTTTTAAGTGAAAACGGCGTTAAAATACATATTGGAAAAGGAATGTTAAATGATAATACAATAAAAGAGCTTGATAAAAACAATTCTATTTTTGTAATTACTCCACCAGTTGCTGCACTTCTTACAAGCAAGGTTTTAGAAAAAAAATGTGTTCTTTTTGAAAACGAAGGAATGGAAGCTATGTTTGAGTTAAAAGTAGAAAAAATTCCTGGAATTGTAGCTATTAATAATGGTTTAAAGATTTAA
- a CDS encoding nuclease, whose amino-acid sequence MSEGKVYNLLITRGIDPDNQYEFYKERIDSQRDFLYNEYNTIENELTEELFEKVDVVVLLFGLFNDNKELFKELIAKSKQYNVPLLLIRFFGMEYVLKELEEISDAVVGWNPHCIVDAIETLVDGEDWVKPCDISEEE is encoded by the coding sequence ATGAGTGAAGGTAAAGTTTATAATCTTTTGATTACTCGTGGGATTGACCCAGACAATCAATATGAATTTTATAAAGAAAGAATAGACAGTCAAAGAGATTTTTTATACAATGAATACAATACAATAGAAAATGAATTGACTGAAGAGTTGTTTGAAAAGGTTGATGTTGTTGTATTATTATTTGGTCTTTTCAATGACAATAAAGAGTTATTTAAAGAGTTAATAGCTAAATCAAAACAGTACAATGTTCCATTACTTTTGATTCGTTTCTTTGGTATGGAATATGTTTTAAAAGAATTAGAAGAAATATCTGATGCTGTAGTTGGTTGGAATCCTCACTGTATTGTTGATGCAATTGAAACACTTGTCGACGGTGAAGATTGGGTAAAACCATGTGATATTTCTGAAGAAGAATAG
- a CDS encoding UDP-glucose/GDP-mannose dehydrogenase family protein: MNITVIGTGYVGLVTGACFSKMGNKVYCVDIDEQKINGLKNNVLPIFEPHLETIVRESQEKNDLIFTTDIREALNDSNIIFIAVGTPMAEDGSANLDYIFSAASDIANNLSGDSLVVIKSTVPVGTCEAVRKHIMSILRENNSNIKIAIASNPEFLKEGKAIEDCLHPDRVVIGADNDESIAILKELYSPFVLNHDRFVTMDIRSSEMTKYVANAMLATKISFMNEIANICERVDANVKDVRLGIGSDSRIGFDFIYAGCGYGGSCFPKDVRALIQTSKLNGYNPRILPSVEEVNNAQKSIIVNKVIDRFGADLSGLTFSIWGLSFKPGTDDVREATSLVVVRDIIEKGGKIKAYDPKASDEFKKTIDDKYLDSIEFCDNRHDCASGCDALILITEWEEFRNPNFEDLGNDLNQKIIFDGRNIYNKKIIQNGFELYQIGC; encoded by the coding sequence ATGAATATTACTGTAATTGGAACTGGATATGTTGGCCTTGTAACTGGAGCATGTTTTTCTAAAATGGGTAATAAGGTTTATTGTGTAGATATTGATGAGCAAAAGATTAATGGGCTTAAAAATAATGTTTTGCCAATATTTGAACCTCATCTGGAGACTATCGTAAGAGAATCCCAAGAGAAAAACGATTTAATTTTTACAACTGATATTCGTGAAGCATTAAATGATTCTAATATTATTTTTATCGCTGTTGGTACTCCTATGGCTGAAGATGGCAGTGCTAATTTAGATTACATATTCTCTGCAGCATCAGATATTGCAAATAATCTGTCAGGAGATTCACTTGTTGTAATAAAGTCTACTGTTCCTGTTGGTACATGTGAAGCAGTTAGGAAACATATTATGAGTATTTTAAGAGAAAATAACTCAAATATTAAAATAGCTATTGCATCTAATCCTGAATTTTTAAAAGAGGGAAAAGCTATTGAAGACTGTTTACATCCTGATAGGGTTGTTATTGGTGCAGATAATGATGAAAGCATTGCTATTTTAAAAGAATTGTATTCTCCATTTGTTTTAAACCATGACCGTTTTGTAACAATGGATATTAGAAGTTCTGAAATGACTAAATATGTTGCAAATGCAATGCTTGCTACTAAAATATCATTTATGAATGAAATAGCTAATATCTGTGAACGTGTTGATGCTAATGTTAAGGATGTGCGTTTGGGTATTGGCAGTGACAGCAGAATCGGTTTTGATTTTATCTATGCTGGCTGTGGCTATGGAGGGTCTTGCTTTCCAAAAGATGTACGTGCTTTAATCCAAACATCCAAATTGAATGGATATAATCCAAGGATATTACCTAGTGTTGAAGAGGTTAATAATGCTCAAAAAAGCATCATTGTAAACAAGGTAATTGATAGATTTGGTGCGGATTTATCCGGCCTTACTTTCAGTATTTGGGGTCTTTCATTCAAACCTGGTACTGATGATGTGCGTGAAGCTACATCACTTGTTGTAGTTAGGGATATTATTGAAAAAGGCGGAAAAATTAAAGCATATGATCCAAAAGCATCTGATGAATTTAAAAAGACAATTGATGATAAATATTTGGATTCAATTGAGTTTTGTGATAACAGACATGATTGTGCAAGTGGTTGTGATGCATTAATATTAATTACTGAATGGGAAGAATTCAGAAATCCTAATTTTGAAGATTTAGGTAATGATTTAAATCAAAAAATTATTTTTGATGGTAGAAACATTTACAATAAAAAGATAATTCAAAATGGGTTTGAATTGTATCAAATTGGATGTTAA
- a CDS encoding acyltransferase family protein, producing MASVISALAVVFLHVNDCFWQFSSTGRYWITANMIECVFYFAVPVFFMISGAMLIDFNKKYSLREYFTKRINKTLIPYIVWSFLGLAFQIWYLQSVLPSNVNITYILNGLLNGNLVNVYWFFIPLFCAYLTIPLFALIPTEKRKDIFTYIVVLGFIINVAVPFLNNVFNIGLSYSISLGVVSNLLFYTLVGYLLHNYEISKQKRYFLYLFAVIGLIMHFAGTYYASMAAGEISYLYKGYANLPAVLYSVGIFTFIKYDLNKIMGNLKVNNLVNFLRNYTFGIYLIHWYVLRIIVKVFSLNTKSIIYRISAPFLIFGVCVLIIHLLRKIPLMKKILP from the coding sequence TTGGCAAGTGTGATATCTGCACTGGCAGTTGTTTTTCTTCATGTGAACGATTGTTTTTGGCAATTTAGTTCAACTGGAAGATATTGGATTACAGCTAATATGATTGAATGTGTTTTTTATTTTGCTGTTCCAGTATTTTTCATGATTTCTGGAGCAATGCTAATTGATTTTAATAAAAAATATTCGCTAAGAGAATATTTTACCAAAAGAATTAATAAGACACTTATTCCTTATATTGTATGGAGTTTTTTAGGTTTAGCATTTCAAATATGGTATTTACAATCTGTTTTACCATCTAATGTCAATATCACATATATTCTTAATGGATTATTAAATGGTAATCTGGTTAATGTTTATTGGTTTTTCATTCCTTTATTTTGCGCATATCTGACAATACCTTTATTTGCATTAATTCCAACTGAAAAAAGAAAAGATATTTTCACTTATATTGTTGTATTGGGATTTATTATTAATGTAGCAGTTCCTTTTTTAAATAATGTATTTAATATTGGTCTTTCTTATTCTATATCTCTAGGTGTTGTTTCTAATTTATTGTTTTATACATTAGTAGGATATTTATTGCATAATTATGAAATCTCCAAACAAAAAAGATATTTCCTATATTTATTTGCAGTAATTGGATTAATTATGCATTTTGCTGGAACATACTATGCATCAATGGCTGCTGGTGAAATAAGCTATTTATATAAAGGATATGCAAATTTACCTGCTGTTTTATACTCTGTTGGTATTTTTACATTTATAAAATATGATTTAAATAAAATTATGGGTAATTTAAAAGTAAATAATCTGGTTAATTTCTTAAGAAATTATACATTTGGTATTTACTTGATTCACTGGTATGTCTTAAGAATTATTGTTAAAGTTTTTTCATTAAATACAAAGTCAATTATTTACAGGATTTCTGCTCCATTTTTAATATTTGGAGTTTGTGTTTTAATAATTCATTTATTGCGTAAAATTCCTTTAATGAAGAAAATATTGCCTTAA
- a CDS encoding EamA family transporter, whose protein sequence is MEWNLIWPILVVIASNTFYNICMKSTPADVNPFAALMVTYIISAIVSAIIFVFMARPENVASELSKVNWTSIILAFALVGLEVGYVFVYRAGWQVSNATVVANIGLACVLIVVGYFLYKENVSLREILGIVTCMIGLILINL, encoded by the coding sequence ATGGAGTGGAATTTGATTTGGCCAATTTTAGTTGTTATTGCATCTAATACTTTTTATAATATTTGTATGAAATCAACACCTGCTGATGTTAATCCATTTGCTGCATTGATGGTAACATATATTATTTCTGCAATTGTTTCAGCTATTATTTTTGTATTCATGGCAAGGCCTGAGAATGTCGCTTCTGAATTATCCAAAGTAAACTGGACATCTATTATTTTGGCATTTGCTCTTGTTGGTTTGGAAGTAGGTTATGTTTTTGTATATCGTGCTGGTTGGCAGGTAAGTAATGCAACTGTTGTAGCTAATATTGGACTTGCATGTGTATTGATTGTTGTTGGATACTTTTTATACAAAGAAAATGTTTCTCTTCGAGAGATATTAGGTATTGTTACTTGTATGATTGGATTAATTTTAATTAATTTATGA
- a CDS encoding DUF763 domain-containing protein: MQRKGTVNLPLHGGHPPKWLFQRMVDLSGALASVIIEEYSPSEFLNRISNPYWFQAFSCVLGFDWHSSGTTTTTLGALKASLSPEEHGIYLSGGKGAKSRKTPQGIEHAGEIFNLKTKTVEKLVDTSRLSAKIDNSCIQDGYTLYQHNFFVTEKGDWAVVQQGLNTADKYARRYHWLGSEVEELLNEPHSGISCDKPTPETLNMSSKDSKNAQKISVDLINDNPSHLRQYFKRKDNQMLLEDFTMPRHHPVLDMDISDREFEILTRAYEIQPENYEELILLQGIGPKKIRALALISDLIYGEPASWKDPVKYSFTHGGKDGFPYPVDREVYDNSIQTIRDAIDQARIKKDEKLKAIKRLDDYIS, encoded by the coding sequence ATGCAAAGAAAAGGAACTGTTAATTTACCTCTCCACGGAGGACATCCGCCAAAATGGCTATTTCAAAGAATGGTAGACTTATCAGGTGCACTAGCTTCAGTTATTATTGAAGAATATAGTCCATCTGAGTTTTTAAACAGAATATCCAATCCTTACTGGTTTCAGGCATTTTCATGTGTTTTAGGATTTGACTGGCACTCTTCAGGAACAACAACAACCACATTAGGTGCTCTAAAAGCATCACTTAGCCCAGAAGAACATGGAATTTATTTAAGTGGAGGGAAAGGCGCAAAATCAAGAAAAACTCCACAGGGAATTGAACATGCTGGAGAAATATTCAATTTAAAAACAAAAACGGTTGAAAAATTAGTTGATACAAGTAGATTATCTGCTAAAATTGACAACTCATGCATTCAGGATGGATACACATTATACCAGCATAATTTCTTTGTTACAGAAAAAGGAGACTGGGCAGTAGTTCAACAGGGCTTAAATACAGCAGACAAATATGCAAGACGTTATCACTGGTTAGGTTCAGAAGTTGAAGAACTGTTAAATGAACCACATAGTGGAATTTCATGTGATAAACCAACACCAGAAACTCTAAATATGTCTTCAAAAGACAGCAAAAATGCTCAAAAAATAAGTGTTGATTTAATAAATGACAATCCAAGTCATTTAAGACAATATTTTAAAAGAAAAGACAATCAGATGTTACTTGAAGATTTTACAATGCCAAGACATCACCCCGTACTTGATATGGATATTTCCGATAGAGAATTTGAGATTTTAACAAGAGCTTATGAAATTCAGCCTGAAAACTATGAAGAATTAATTTTATTACAGGGAATTGGTCCTAAAAAAATAAGAGCACTAGCTTTAATCTCTGATTTAATTTATGGAGAACCTGCAAGCTGGAAAGACCCAGTAAAATACAGTTTCACCCACGGAGGAAAAGACGGTTTCCCATATCCAGTAGACAGAGAAGTTTATGATAATTCAATTCAAACAATAAGAGATGCCATTGATCAGGCAAGAATAAAAAAAGATGAAAAATTAAAAGCCATTAAAAGATTGGATGATTATATCTCTTAA
- a CDS encoding glycosyltransferase → MVKISVIMPVYNDADRLDKSINSVLSQTLDDIELVCVNDGSTDNSLEILESYCEKYEFIKVYSQTNQGSGKARNYGIECAEGEYIGFLDADDFFIDDDALEKLYFAASENNADMVSGNIKLVNENDELSPFEKFDYFEEFGSILPEEYGIPWSFYKNIFKKSFLKDNNIIFPDLLRGQDPVFLAEVLSKVNRVYTAPADVYAYFYINGAKQCNTYRKRRDTVMHYKMVFNYLNDSKFDDIRHEFRYAMLGFIDMMGIDSASDMLTAYREVFADDPDNLRAAEEYFYFKYKDNQDLIDSFDFESDDYLDFDNGSMKLNKIPDKPRISVLIPVYNAEKFLDESIPSVLNQTFDDIELICVNDGSPDNSLAILEDFASKDSRVKIINKENGGCGSARNRAITEAKGDYIYFFDPDDYILPNALEMLYRNIITNGSDLVICNFKKVSDTGDSNYNIDCSFYFETMFDDVNFNRFVFNCMDVKKDVLNSYFAPWNKLYKKEFLDSYDDFLFDLGIAFDDVPFHIKSMLRANKISYVPEHLYEYKYNPNSVNNTASNGKDIFRIIDIVENILKKENCTSDFKNEFELFTISHIIAYMVSTNSEEYLTRAKEVFSNLNLEDNELVSGIKLNRYNLVLKANSVKEYEFEDYKLQIDDLKSTVDDLRSFNKKSSDMIKDFAERNIKLSEKNKKLSKKNKKLTKKIKKLTKKNKKLKKDLKKAQKLNKEILNSTSWKLTGVFRKPKTVLKKFRD, encoded by the coding sequence ATGGTTAAAATTTCAGTTATTATGCCGGTTTATAATGATGCTGATCGTTTGGATAAATCTATTAATAGTGTTTTAAGCCAGACTTTAGATGATATTGAGCTTGTTTGTGTTAATGATGGTTCCACAGATAATAGTTTGGAGATTTTAGAAAGTTATTGTGAAAAATATGAGTTTATTAAAGTTTATTCTCAAACAAATCAGGGTTCTGGTAAGGCAAGAAATTATGGTATTGAGTGTGCTGAAGGAGAATACATAGGTTTTCTTGATGCTGATGACTTTTTCATTGATGATGATGCACTAGAAAAATTATATTTTGCAGCTAGTGAAAATAATGCAGATATGGTTTCAGGAAATATTAAACTAGTCAATGAAAATGATGAACTATCACCATTTGAAAAATTCGATTACTTTGAAGAATTCGGATCTATTTTACCTGAAGAATACGGTATTCCATGGTCTTTTTATAAAAATATTTTCAAAAAAAGCTTCTTAAAAGACAATAATATTATTTTCCCGGATTTATTAAGAGGTCAAGACCCTGTATTTTTAGCTGAAGTGTTATCCAAGGTTAATAGGGTTTATACGGCACCTGCTGATGTTTACGCATATTTTTATATTAATGGGGCTAAACAGTGCAATACCTACAGAAAACGCAGAGACACAGTAATGCATTATAAGATGGTTTTTAATTATCTAAATGATTCTAAATTTGATGATATTCGCCATGAATTCAGATATGCAATGCTTGGTTTTATTGATATGATGGGTATTGATAGTGCAAGTGACATGTTAACTGCATATAGGGAAGTTTTTGCAGATGATCCTGATAATTTAAGAGCTGCTGAAGAATATTTCTACTTTAAATATAAAGATAATCAGGATTTAATAGATTCATTTGATTTTGAAAGTGATGATTATCTTGATTTTGATAATGGCTCTATGAAACTTAATAAAATCCCAGATAAACCTAGAATTTCTGTTCTTATTCCAGTTTATAATGCGGAAAAATTCCTTGATGAATCTATTCCAAGTGTTTTAAATCAAACCTTTGATGATATTGAGCTTATTTGTGTTAATGACGGATCACCAGATAATTCTTTAGCTATTTTAGAAGATTTTGCTTCTAAGGACTCTCGTGTTAAAATAATCAATAAAGAAAATGGTGGTTGTGGATCTGCAAGAAACCGTGCAATAACAGAAGCTAAAGGAGATTATATTTACTTCTTTGATCCTGATGATTATATTTTACCTAATGCTCTTGAAATGCTTTATAGAAACATTATAACTAACGGTTCTGATTTGGTAATATGTAATTTTAAGAAGGTATCAGATACTGGAGACTCAAATTATAACATTGATTGCAGTTTTTATTTTGAAACAATGTTTGATGATGTTAATTTCAATAGATTTGTTTTTAATTGCATGGACGTTAAAAAAGATGTATTAAACAGTTATTTTGCACCTTGGAACAAACTTTATAAAAAAGAGTTTTTAGATTCATATGATGATTTCTTGTTTGATTTAGGAATTGCATTTGATGATGTTCCTTTCCATATTAAATCCATGTTAAGGGCAAATAAAATATCTTATGTTCCAGAACATTTATACGAGTATAAATATAATCCAAACTCAGTAAATAACACTGCATCTAATGGTAAGGATATTTTTAGAATTATAGATATTGTAGAAAACATATTAAAAAAAGAAAACTGCACTTCAGATTTTAAAAATGAATTTGAATTGTTTACCATTTCACATATTATTGCATATATGGTTTCCACTAATTCAGAGGAATATCTCACTAGAGCAAAAGAAGTATTCTCTAATTTGAATTTAGAGGATAACGAACTTGTCAGTGGTATTAAATTAAACAGATATAATTTAGTATTAAAAGCTAATTCAGTTAAAGAATATGAATTTGAGGATTATAAACTTCAAATTGATGATTTAAAAAGTACTGTTGATGATTTGAGAAGTTTTAATAAAAAATCATCAGATATGATTAAAGATTTTGCTGAAAGGAATATTAAATTGTCTGAAAAGAACAAAAAATTATCTAAAAAGAATAAGAAGTTAACTAAAAAGATTAAGAAGTTAACTAAAAAGAATAAAAAACTTAAAAAAGATCTTAAAAAAGCTCAAAAACTAAATAAAGAAATTTTAAATTCAACAAGCTGGAAGTTAACTGGAGTATTTAGAAAACCTAAAACTGTGTTAAAGAAGTTTCGTGATTAA